AAGACTGATCAAGCCATTGGAGGTCATAAAAGGTTGGATTATCTGTCATGATCATTTTGTGAGgaaattagttttatttattttggtgagTTGAAAAGGGATAAGTTTCGTAGGCTATTTTGAAGTGTGATCATTATTTCCTCTCATTCTTCTCTATTTCCTTATAGAAGGTTACAGGTGGAATCGTATCTTGTATTTCTAAAACGTACTAGTTTTTTTTAGCTCTGCCTTGAACATCACTTGCACTAGTTTGCATCAAGACCTGAACAATTATGGAATGTTTATTTTGAAGTGTGATCATTATTTCCTTTCATTCTTCTCTATTTCCTTGTAGAAGGTTATAGGTGGAATTGTATCTTGTATGTCTAAAACTTACTAGTCTTTTTAGCTCTGCCTTGAGTATCACTTGCACTATTTTGTATCAAGACCTGAACATAAAAGTAGTTTTACTGTTCAAAAAAGTATGGAATCAtcgcaaaagaaaaataaatttagtatcTCCTTGTTTGTGGTAGACTGTTCAAGACACCATCAACGTTGGAACAGAAACTGCAGCTGCACTCAAGGATCAGGTGTGTAATTTGTcagcttttaaaaaattggatttcacaGCAGTTTAATAtttcacattgaattaaaaactctgtctctctctgtctctctctctctctctcccctacTGTTTCTCTCTTGTTTCGTTTaatctttcaaaaaatttcaatggcATGGAAACTAAAGAAAtcaattatatttatgtttagaCTGAACAAATGAGTCAGGCTGTTAAGTGTTAATGAGCTGGACTATCCATTTCTCGATCAAGAAAGCTTCTCAACTTGTGAAGGAACTTGGTAGGCAGGTCAATCTCTGAAATTATCTTCCTCCTGTTCTTGTCATATATGGACTATTAGTTGTTAATTGTTTTACTTACCTCATTTATTTCTTTAGGTTGCAACTGATAGGTGTATTATGGCATTACTCTTCCTAATTATTGCCATTGGAGTCATAGCTATCATTATTGTAAAGGTAAGATAGCTTATCATCCATTTTCTTTgccattaacaaaatttaattttctaaatactTGATTTTGCTTTTGCCATCTGATTACAAATTGGAACCAAATCCTTGACATCCCTTTATTATATAGATGTAGCTTCAAAATTATGAATACTAggcctttttcttcttcttcttcttcttttggctgTGGAGTTTCTCCGGcctattgtttttaaatgtatataacTGTATATGGTATTGCATAATCTTGTTTTATGCTTTAAGTGGACCTTTTATAAATAAGTTGATCTCAGATTGACCTTGTTTGGTTAACCCTTATTTGCTTAAAAGTTGCAGGAAGATACTTTTATAATGCCAAATGTTGTAGTTAAACATAGTTATTCTTAGTGATTTTTTGCTtaccttaataaaaaataaaagaatctaATTCAGTatatcctctttttttcttttttcttttatttttatttttattattattaaataataataacttcactaaaaaaagaagacaaacacAAGTGCATGAGTGAGTAAAAGAGTTAATCTAATAGTTGTCACATTTTCATGTCCATTGGTAATGCGCTGATTGCAACTTGATGTCATCTTGAGGAGAAGCTCAATTCCCTTTCTTTTCTGAATAGATGGCTTTACCACCAAATAGATAGAGggaaataataatttgaatttttgtatatCATTTGAATAGTTTGATGGATTCTACAGACTTGGATCATAAAATTGgtgatcttttttatttgaaaacagGTTATACTTACAGAGAAGAAGGACggggggcgggggggggggtgggggggggggggggaggagaaGTTGGAGCTTACAGATTCTTTTGGAACTTAACTACTTAAGTTGCATataagtttgagtttgaggatGAATCTTTTGGTTGTTTTCATAACTGCATTGTCCAGAAAATTTGTTTCACGGCCTCTTAGATCATTTAAGAACCTTTTACTGCTTCTATGTTATTCATTTCAACATGTCTTAAACCTTGTATAGTGAGAGGGTTTCTTAAGTCACCAAAAACATTCCATGTTTTGCAAGTCTCATGTGACTGTCAAAAGCCATTAATAACTTGAGAAACTGCTGGCTTTATAAGAGTGCATTGCCCATTTCTTTCCATTTGGttaaatgattttgtttattttttttatttcagctCGTGAACCCAAACAACAAGGACATCCGGGATATTCCAGGATTAGCCCCACCAGCAATGGGTTGGAAATTGGTTTGGAGTGctagttaaaaatttagaaaaggaTCATCTAATGAGATTGCAATGATGATTTTCCATCTCATGGATGGAACATCAGCTTAGTTCGTGATGCTGCTGGTGACACCTGTTTTATAGAGCTGGTCTAAACTCTAGTTGAGTATGGATTTCTTTCTAGTAATTTTTCTGCAGATTGGTCAAACTTTCCCGAATGTTAGTCTCTCAAACTACTGCTTGGATTCATTAGCTCCAATTGGAAGTGGTCTTGTGTGATTATTTCTTCCCTGACTGAAAAATCATTCCTATTTGAGGGAAACTGAAAAATGTGTAGATTGTGTTGTTTAACACCATGATTTGCTAcacttataaaatatttgatctgcacttcataatatatttatggaaatttttgttattcaCTGTTTATTTGCAATATCTtatgtactattattattattattttttttttaatttgataagtATAAGTTATAACAACAGGGGAGGAATTCAAACCCCAGTTCTCTTCATAAAGGAGAGTAGATAACATTACTGTCTTACAAGGCATATCTTATGCCCTATTGATTCCCTAATGTTCTATATTGTCTTCTTCATCTATATGTATCCACAGGTTGGTGGAaagtccccaaaaaaaaaaaaaattttaaaaactttgcAGAAAGATGAACGTATGATaagtccctctctctctctctctcttaacacAAGTGAATATGAGCACACCCAACATTGGAAAACATGCTGGTCAAACATGTTGGACATGTTCATTGTGAAATAATGAAACTAAACCTGTGATATTCTTCCAAACTTTTACAAAGGAAATTACTTCGGTAATATTTTCGCCATTAGACAAAGACAACCTACAGTTACTATGGCTATGTAGTCAACAAACATGCCTCAAATCCCATGGATGGCTTTAAATTCAAAATGACAACTAATCATCCCATTAATTAATAGTGAAATTTTTCACAAGGACAAAATCTTTACGAGAAAACAGCAATGctataaataacaattttcacaacaatattttctaacaattgagttgacaaattttttacTGTATCTCATTTGAGtttattattaacttttttttttacctactaAGAACAACTTGTTACCTTAAtagttgtaaaattttttgtatatgtAGCATTCATGAGAATAGCAATTATTTCTTAGACAAGCAAATCTATTCTCAACTTTTGTGGGCTATTTCCTTGGATTGATGATTTCACCATAAATATCACCCAAGTAACATGACAAGGCCGCTGTGTTTTCCACTTCTTGAAGCTAAAAACTTAAGTTCTCTTACAAATATAATGTTCGAATAAACATATGCAAATATGCAATACTGAAGAGTAATTTTCACATTGTCAACATAAGTGTATGCAGAAGTTAAACCTATTATAAGATTAAGATTAGTTAATTtaactttatatcaaacaaGAGTTGATTAAACTAGATATTAGATAACAtcttttggtttgatttttgtttttggttgaacAATAACTTGTTATGAAATTTCTTTGTTAACTTATTAATTTATGGATAAAGTTTTCCTCCAAAATGGATTTGAGGTGTCTCTTTCAAAGTATCCGTTATGGTTCATAAGACCATTCACCTATATTAAATCATatgattgataaaattatttaagtaaGACACATGACTATTAAGTAAGTCATGTCACTACAATTACTCTTGATAATCTTTTGATTTGAGGAAAATTATGCCATTCTTTTCTCTTATAAAAGAAATAGcatgaataaaatttcttacCCCCTTCActaatttatgaaaattataataattgaattataattaaggatatattattttagttaattaaataGATTGATTTTCATAATGacttacaaaaattatatttatcaacCGTGTGTTGTTAATCACATGTCATTTTTACTACAATATGGATGGTTTATACTATCAATAAATTAAAGGTAATATTTTGATATCTTATACATTTATTAGCAAACTTAGATAACCCCAATCTTAAATCAGGATCATATTTATAAGCGTGTTAAGAAACAaactattatattttaattttgaattgtttAATTGTCAAGTCCAAATTTAAACATGTTTAGTTGTTTGTCagacaaataaatataaacgaTATTTTTCCAAATTGAACATTACCTCCATATGTACCGCTGGACTTATTTACATGTGCTAATTCTGATATGGTATTACAATTTGATTGATAACAATGTTAGTAACTAGACCTTTATTATGGGGACtggtttgaaattcaaataataatctAGTGACAAAAAAGATTTACaatttgtttttaaagtttGTCATATAGTAATTGGTTTATATGATGTCAGTGGTAATCCCATATGAAAGTCATGTTAACATAAATCACTGTTTTTCCCATCAAATtgttcaaaatattataaaattaattttttgtgatgtcAATGATAATCCTATATAAAAGTTATGTTAACATAAATAACAGCTTTTCTCCaaacaagttgttaaaaatattatgaaattttgtgtgtttttattttaacctTGCTCAAATCCTGATCTATTTATCAAGTTGAGCAAATTGGGCCCACATTTCACCAGGTCTTGGGTTGGGCTGGTGCTAACTACAATTGTTATTGTACAATTGGTAACTTGGAATGTCAGaattaattaatcaagtcaTAGAATCCATTAACCATAAAGCAGAAGTCATGcaaacataaaatttgaagtGAAACAACAAATGAGAGAAAACTTCTGGTTAAGTAATCGCCCATTTGTGGTCATCTTCACACTGTTTTACTTGGGGTGGgatcaataattcacttgagaTCATCTTATTACTACTGTTATTGTACGATTTGTAACTTTGGAATGTCAAAATCAAGTCAGGGAATCCTGTAAATTTTAGTCATGCTAAGATAAATGTGAAGTGGAACAAGCaaagagaaaatagaggaaaaaagcTTTTGGTTAGTAACTGCGCATTTGTGATCATCATCACAATTTTTTACCTGGGGTGggctcaataattcacttgagaTCGTCAGTTTTTTTATTGCTTATTTATTAGGGTGAGTTGGAAGTCTATTGTgaatatatacaaattttaaaacctattagAGAGTATCTTATTGATGAAGCAAAGCAAATCAAAGCTGGATTTGAGAGCTTTTAGAATATGGATTATGAAAGCTTTCTCATGTTGAAAGAGGGGAATATGGCACTACGTAGACTAGCAAGGAGTGAAAAATGGGtagaagaaagaaacagaggTGTGGATTGAAGAAGTCACACTAGCTTTTTTGGAGAACATTTTATTTCTAATGTAATCCAAAGttgatgaataaaatattttccaaaaaaaaaaaaaaaaacctttattatAATGAGTGGAATGAAGAATTATATTGGATATTAATATTTACAAAGAAGTTTTAAAGTAATTATTTGTAAGTTGGCGTGGATTGCTATCATTTAGGTGACTTTGTTTTCCTTCCTTGGAGATGACTTATCTCGTAGAAATAAAATTTGCCCattcattggaaaaaaaaaaaaaaccctattcCCTCGAACAAAGAGAAACTATGAAATTTCATGGAATTAGTCTTGTGGTTTTAGATCCCGTGTCATTCATAAGGTTTTAGTTCAAATCTTTTAGCTAACACCTTGCGGTCACTCCTAAAAAATTCATCTTTATAATTATCCAATGTATGGGGGATGAAAAAGGAACCACGAACATTAACTTTGAAattgagaaaatcaatttttggaTAAAGATTTGTtagatttataattaaataaaaatgttaattcTACTCTCTTCAAATTGTTAGGAAGGAGAAGGATTGAGGTCCTTGCAATATGGAAAAGGATAAATATTTGTTCCATTAATGACTTCAGGAACACAAATGTTTTCATAGCTTTTTTTTACAACTATTGACTTAATTATTATGATTGATGCATCATAAAATTGATGTTAATTGGgtaaaaaagaaacaatgttAATGGTAGATTCGTGTATAAGTGACATTGCTTCCAACTTGTCATTTTAGcaagttttgaaaaaatgatgaaaacaattttgtctctagcattattcttttatgttcaagtgttcaacCTAGAAGGGTTTGAATACAGTTTTGAAAACTGAACCgttagaagaataaaaaaatgaagagtttCAAGGTTTTGAGGCTAgtgttgggttaaaaaaaaaagttttaaggtTAGACTGGGATTGGATCGAAGATTGAAATATGATGATGTCAtgcttaatttaataattaattaaaataataaaatttttaaaaagtaagcAACTTTCAAAACTTTTATAAGGTAGATAGAAAATAGTGATAAAGTGTAGATAGTAAATACTGATAGGTTTGGGATGATATTACACCCAATGTAATTCTTTGAGATATTACATTCcataacttttataaaaatattttaaaaatatgatagttggattacatgtttCCATTACTATTTTTCcgtatttcaaattttgtgttaatcataTGTTAACTATCTAATCCACATATTCATGttttgtatataaatttaaatgtaGAAAACAtaactttaaatttaaacactttATAATTAGATAGTTATAATTCTTTGATAATCTCGATATTTTGCAACCATAAAAGGTATAAGGAGATCTTGTAATCCAACAATTGATTCATCAAAATGCTTTTGCAATAAAAGTTTTGGAGTTGTGTAACATTACATCCAGTTATATCATGTGTAATTTAAACCTAACCCATAAAgatattatacaaaatttattttaaaaaaacataaatatgtataaataaacCCAAAAGAGGGATATCATATACTTGAACTAGTCATCAGAATCTATAACCAAACAATGCTCCACCAATTACTTTAATGATGGAAAACATTCAgttccaaactagtttagagcTATATTCCTTTAACCTACTTTGTGGCAATTAAAACCATCCACATATAGTTTTGATCATATGACTTTTTGAACGAGTTATGTGactttgtttaaataatacatatatcaacttactaaggtttttttttttttttgcgaagttgttcatcaaaaaaataagtgtttttgcGAAATTGTTGTGCTAATAATCTAATACTATTCTTAATTCCAATCCAATTTGACCGGTCGATCAGATTGTCAAAACTATGGgtttaataagaattttatCTTTTAGGAGGGACAATCATGGCACGGGGATTGAGGTCCCTATTGAGGTGGAAAAAAGGATGCATATTTATTACATTCGGAACAGAGGGTTTGGTAACAGATTTAATGTGTTGGGTGATGACAATCATGGCACTCCGAATGGCTTAACGCAATGACCCAGAAATCAAGAAGGCATGTGACTCATACAGTGATCATTTTGGACAGTTCATCAAACTGATATTCTATGGCATCCAAAAGGTATTATGATTACGCATGAACAGTAAAACAGTCTCTTATTAATTTGTCGTTGAACTTGGGATTATTACTACAAATTTTCAACTTGAGTCAAAGGGATGTCCTAATTATTGCATTGGAGATCTTAAACCGAAATCTCAAATTGTATTTAGGAGCAGTACTAGTAGAAGTTGGTTGTACAAAGTCAAAGCTTGTGTGCTTGCATTTATAGTGACTTGATGTGAAGAGTgtggaaggaagaaaagaagaaaaaagtgtgaaataaaaggaaaggcCATTTGGCCATGGGTCTCCAGTCTCTACATGACcacattcattttcttctaaatttccATTGCCAACTATAGTCCAATCCATCTTATTCCTATGAAGAAATTTTTAACAtagtaggaaaaaaagaaattaatgctTAATTCAATTGATTATTATCAGCAAggacagatttttttttttttttaagattaataaaTTCGTAATCTACACCCAAAAGACCAAAACCCACGTTATTGTTTAAGAATATTGGTGTTgataaggttttaatttttagttgtggAATGCTGTTTGATGGATGtacaaaatgagagagaaataattaaaaaatttttaaattttaaaaaaataaaaaatatattattatgtgaatgtttttgaaaaatggtcaaaaaagaaataaaattttatattaaaataaacgaAGTTTTTGCATGAGATATATTTATTGAGTAATGTTAcagttataaactattttacaatatttctacaaaatattaatgtgattaatttcttattggtattcatctcttttttttggaggaactcTTATTGGTATTCATCTAGACAtactattaatatcatttttttttcttttatcaataattactcattacattagcaatttgtaagtgtctctaacattattcatatttatttgatttttatgtctAAGATAGATATTGAGTGAATTAAACGATTGCTAGACTTTGTAACCAAGGTCCACACTCCACATGCAAGTGACCCTTGTCACTATCATGAACCCGCCAATACAATTACTTGGAAAAGCGTAATGAAGAGTGTCTCAGATAgtcatcaattgtttttttttctacatgGCCACATTCAACGTTCCTTTGTGACGTGCTTGACGGATTGACAAGTCTTGCAAGTCACACATGGCCACATTCATTATTCAATCCATTGTATTCCTATGAAGAAATTTCTAACatagttgggaaaaaaaaaatcaatgctcaAGTTGAATATtagcaatttttgtttttgctaagtggtacaattggtttttttttggttgtgaataCAGATTAAGTGTGATTTCACTGCTTAGGTGCCCAGCGAAAGCAATTCCATCAACGaagctaaaatacaaaaagtgaaaaaatttacaaaaattgacCTATATGCAAGTTTGATGAAGTTTGTTTCATCAATCTTTGCATAATTGTATAAAAAGTATAAGTGTGTTATAGTAATAGTGTATACCTCATCTT
This genomic interval from Quercus lobata isolate SW786 unplaced genomic scaffold, ValleyOak3.0 Primary Assembly Scq3eQI_92, whole genome shotgun sequence contains the following:
- the LOC115973253 gene encoding novel plant SNARE 11-like, which produces MSWTIHFSIKKASQLVKELGRQVATDRCIMALLFLIIAIGVIAIIIVKLVNPNNKDIRDIPGLAPPAMGWKLVWSAS